One region of Priestia megaterium genomic DNA includes:
- a CDS encoding TetR/AcrR family transcriptional regulator: MTKKKVDPRIKRTNKYLRDALVELLKEKDVTSITIQEITEKAELTRGTFYLHYQDKQDFLVQIMNEVLEELIEQVKPKQNNEVSSEVEEKDESVSFLKLFEFIYEHADYFKVMLSDRGLPQFRSHMTEIVKKRVYGELISSIGEEEDGLDIPKDILISYITSAHIGVICSWLESDMKFSPAFMADKLTRLTLLGPIRVAGLENKIKLPY; this comes from the coding sequence ATGACTAAAAAAAAAGTAGATCCTAGGATAAAAAGAACAAATAAATACTTAAGAGACGCTTTAGTCGAACTTCTTAAGGAGAAAGATGTCACGTCCATTACGATTCAAGAAATTACGGAAAAAGCGGAATTAACGCGAGGAACATTTTATTTACATTATCAAGATAAGCAAGACTTTCTTGTTCAGATTATGAATGAAGTTCTAGAAGAGCTAATAGAGCAAGTAAAGCCTAAACAAAATAACGAGGTTTCCTCAGAAGTGGAAGAAAAAGATGAGTCTGTTTCTTTTTTAAAGCTTTTTGAATTCATCTACGAACACGCGGATTATTTTAAAGTCATGCTAAGTGACCGAGGATTGCCTCAATTCAGAAGTCATATGACGGAAATTGTAAAGAAAAGAGTGTACGGAGAGCTAATCTCTTCGATTGGAGAAGAAGAGGATGGACTGGATATTCCTAAAGATATCCTGATTAGCTATATTACATCAGCTCATATAGGTGTCATTTGTTCTTGGTTAGAAAGCGATATGAAATTTAGCCCTGCATTTATGGCTGATAAATTAACCCGTTTAACTCTTCTAGGGCCAATTCGAGTGGCAGGTTTAGAAAATAAAATAAAGCTTCCTTACTGA